Proteins from one Nodularia sp. LEGE 06071 genomic window:
- a CDS encoding zinc-dependent alcohol dehydrogenase — MKAVCWQGANNVRVETVPDPKIINPRDAIVKITSTAICGSDLHLYNGYIPAMEKGDILGHEFMGEVVELGSKVKNVQIGDRVIVPFPISCGGCLFCQRQLWSLCDNSNPNAWMAEKLMGYSPSGIFGYSHLLGGYAGGQAEYARVPFADVGLFKVPDNLTDEQVLFLTDIFPTGYMAAENCDIKPGDTVAVWGCGPVGQFAIISAYLLGAERVIACDRIPERLQMAKEYGKAEVLNYEDIEIGEALKEMTGGRGPDACIDAVGMEAHGTDFMALYDQVKQTVRLETDRPTALRQVILTCSKAGKVSIPGVYGGFIDKMPMGAAMNKSLTFKMGQTHVHRYLQPLLERIQNGEIDPSFVITHSLPLEQAPHAYEIFKHKKDNCIKVVLKPSGN; from the coding sequence ATGAAAGCAGTTTGCTGGCAAGGAGCAAACAATGTGCGGGTAGAAACAGTACCTGATCCCAAAATTATCAACCCGCGTGATGCCATTGTCAAAATTACTTCCACCGCCATTTGTGGTTCAGACTTGCATCTTTATAACGGCTATATTCCCGCAATGGAAAAAGGCGATATCCTGGGTCATGAATTCATGGGAGAAGTCGTTGAACTAGGGAGTAAAGTCAAGAATGTGCAAATAGGCGATCGCGTAATAGTTCCCTTCCCCATTTCTTGCGGAGGCTGTCTATTCTGTCAACGGCAATTATGGTCATTATGCGACAACTCCAACCCGAATGCTTGGATGGCAGAAAAGTTAATGGGCTACTCACCATCCGGTATATTTGGCTATTCTCACTTATTGGGTGGTTACGCAGGTGGTCAAGCAGAATACGCACGAGTCCCCTTTGCTGATGTTGGCTTGTTCAAAGTACCCGATAATTTAACAGATGAACAAGTATTGTTTTTAACAGACATCTTTCCCACAGGTTACATGGCCGCTGAAAACTGCGACATCAAACCCGGTGATACCGTTGCTGTGTGGGGTTGCGGCCCTGTAGGACAATTTGCCATCATCAGCGCTTATCTCCTGGGTGCAGAAAGAGTGATTGCTTGCGATCGCATTCCCGAACGCCTACAAATGGCTAAAGAATACGGTAAAGCCGAAGTTCTCAACTACGAAGACATAGAAATTGGGGAAGCACTCAAAGAAATGACCGGTGGACGTGGCCCCGACGCTTGCATAGACGCAGTGGGTATGGAAGCACACGGTACAGATTTTATGGCCTTATACGACCAAGTAAAACAAACAGTACGCCTAGAAACAGACCGCCCCACCGCCCTCCGTCAAGTAATTTTAACTTGTAGTAAAGCTGGTAAAGTCTCAATCCCCGGAGTTTACGGTGGCTTTATCGACAAAATGCCAATGGGTGCAGCCATGAACAAAAGCCTGACCTTCAAAATGGGACAGACACACGTCCATAGGTATCTACAACCTTTACTAGAACGGATTCAAAATGGTGAAATCGATCCATCATTTGTGATCACCCACAGCTTACCTCTAGAACAAGCACCCCACGCCTACGAAATTTTCAAACACAAAAAAGATAACTGCATCAAAGTTGTTCTCAAACCATCAGGAAATTAA
- a CDS encoding DUF6335 family protein: protein MIENNLNEEINPDDLAPEITESYGTGVKDMPGYNIGGRSLRQRNREYTHTSPEITGGDVDAGWQVEDAVGDEAVGGTAPTPDQNVTDELGEAVGLPMNDKTFLHTHDILEQRDDSRWELDPMSSDDYSERKS from the coding sequence ATGATTGAAAATAATCTGAATGAAGAAATTAATCCTGATGATTTAGCGCCCGAAATTACCGAATCCTACGGTACTGGTGTCAAAGATATGCCGGGGTATAATATTGGTGGGCGATCGCTCAGGCAAAGAAACCGCGAATATACACATACCAGTCCGGAAATTACTGGTGGTGATGTTGATGCTGGTTGGCAAGTAGAGGATGCGGTAGGAGATGAAGCTGTGGGTGGTACTGCGCCTACTCCTGATCAAAATGTGACTGACGAGTTAGGAGAAGCGGTAGGATTACCGATGAATGACAAAACTTTTCTCCACACCCACGATATTCTAGAGCAGCGTGATGATTCTCGCTGGGAATTAGATCCCATGTCTTCTGATGATTATTCAGAACGGAAATCGTAA
- a CDS encoding cupin domain-containing protein, protein MTDTSVKKIDSSHSPKGQLGQKYLASGKSISMRLWEDEQPSADKQPTSRDYETVGYAIQGRAELHIEGQMILLEPGSSWVVPKGANHTYKILEPFTAVEATSPPAQIHGRDEN, encoded by the coding sequence ATGACTGACACAAGTGTTAAAAAAATCGACTCTAGCCATTCCCCCAAAGGTCAACTTGGACAGAAATATTTAGCTTCTGGGAAATCAATTTCTATGCGTCTTTGGGAAGATGAACAACCAAGCGCCGATAAACAACCTACCTCCCGCGACTATGAAACAGTTGGCTATGCAATTCAAGGACGGGCGGAACTGCACATAGAAGGGCAAATGATTTTATTAGAACCAGGAAGTTCTTGGGTAGTACCAAAAGGGGCAAATCATACTTACAAAATCCTCGAACCATTTACCGCAGTTGAAGCCACAAGTCCCCCTGCTCAAATTCATGGACGAGATGAGAATTAA
- a CDS encoding manganese catalase family protein: MFYHQKKLQYFKPPQKPDAVYAMKIQELIGGTFGEMTVMMQYLFQGWNCRGPAKYRDMLLDIGTEEIGHIEMLATMIAHLLDKAPVKVQEEGAKDAVVGAVMGGTNPREMIMAAAMNPQHAIVSGLGAMPADSVGFPWNGRFIVASGNLMADFRSNLHAESQGRLQAVRLYEMSDDPGVKDTLSFMIARDTMHQNQWEAAIEDLKDSGLESTPVPSSFPLELEKREVAYQFWNHSEGNESAAGRWAKGRSMDGKGEFEYIEHPQPLGPEPQPPQPEPKLHGTPQNRQTDGNGSSAPPLVDRINIRS; encoded by the coding sequence ATGTTTTATCACCAGAAAAAGTTACAGTACTTCAAGCCCCCACAAAAACCAGATGCAGTCTACGCGATGAAAATTCAAGAACTCATCGGTGGTACATTTGGCGAAATGACCGTGATGATGCAGTACCTGTTTCAAGGTTGGAACTGCCGCGGCCCTGCTAAATACAGAGATATGCTGCTAGATATCGGCACTGAAGAAATTGGTCACATTGAGATGCTAGCGACAATGATTGCCCATCTCCTCGATAAAGCCCCAGTTAAAGTCCAAGAAGAAGGGGCTAAAGATGCCGTAGTCGGTGCGGTGATGGGTGGTACTAACCCACGAGAGATGATTATGGCAGCAGCCATGAACCCTCAACACGCGATCGTTTCCGGTTTAGGTGCAATGCCAGCTGACAGCGTTGGTTTCCCCTGGAATGGTCGTTTTATCGTCGCTAGTGGCAACCTCATGGCAGATTTTCGCTCTAATCTCCACGCAGAATCTCAGGGACGCTTGCAAGCTGTGCGATTGTATGAAATGTCCGATGATCCTGGAGTGAAAGATACCTTAAGCTTTATGATCGCTCGTGACACCATGCACCAAAATCAGTGGGAAGCAGCGATCGAGGATCTAAAAGATTCTGGACTAGAAAGTACACCCGTTCCCAGTTCCTTCCCTCTAGAATTAGAGAAACGCGAAGTTGCTTATCAGTTCTGGAATCACTCAGAAGGTAATGAAAGCGCCGCAGGTCGCTGGGCAAAAGGGCGTTCAATGGATGGTAAAGGAGAATTTGAATATATTGAGCATCCGCAACCCCTAGGCCCAGAACCGCAACCACCACAGCCAGAACCAAAACTGCACGGTACGCCCCAAAATCGGCAAACCGACGGTAACGGTTCCAGCGCCCCTCCTTTAGTTGACCGCATCAATATCCGCAGCTAG
- a CDS encoding DUF2267 domain-containing protein, producing MKYDEFITHVQSLAQSNAREEAESATRATLETLKERVPVDEANELAAELPQELGQCLQGREGEGSESFNLQEFISRVSQRENIEPTTTAIHVRAVFAVLQNAINPEKFAKFHAHFSHDYEELFTTSPTSEVPAM from the coding sequence ATGAAATACGACGAGTTTATTACTCATGTACAAAGCCTAGCTCAATCAAATGCTCGTGAAGAGGCAGAAAGTGCTACTCGTGCTACTTTAGAAACGCTCAAAGAGCGTGTCCCCGTTGATGAAGCCAACGAGTTAGCAGCAGAATTACCCCAAGAACTAGGCCAATGTTTGCAAGGGCGAGAAGGGGAAGGTAGTGAATCTTTCAACCTGCAAGAATTTATTTCCCGTGTTAGCCAAAGAGAAAATATAGAACCGACAACAACCGCAATTCATGTCCGGGCTGTATTTGCAGTCTTACAAAACGCGATCAATCCAGAGAAATTTGCCAAGTTTCATGCTCATTTCTCTCATGATTACGAAGAACTGTTTACGACATCGCCAACGAGTGAAGTTCCAGCAATGTAA
- a CDS encoding DJ-1/PfpI/YhbO family deglycase/protease: MTNSNNHSGKKKVAILIENGVEDIEFTIPCHGLKQAGMEVVVLGSRMNEKYKGKRGKLSVQPDATTTEAIAAEFDAVVIPGGMAPDKMRRNPNTVRFVQEAMQQGKWIAAVCHGPQLLIEGDLLKGRKATGFSAIRKDMINAGANYLDQPLVVDRNLITSREPGDLAIFTTALLSRLGYGGKDAALPEENDTSAEWWKLADAWGGSTKGEITKGLNTALSGERYSIEALEQYAEKESDSQARSLFQEMISHRQRHIQKLETYLDRLGEKPSLVANIANQYAKVKSAFTGSDDIYQLRCALGDVQTGIGDIGNLCAMYTDPVATAIFKEIYHDLLKYEQRLAELYRGRVGTELQPPKPTTGAAV, translated from the coding sequence ATGACAAATTCTAACAATCATTCCGGTAAGAAAAAAGTTGCTATCCTCATTGAAAATGGAGTTGAGGATATAGAGTTTACTATTCCTTGTCATGGCTTAAAACAAGCTGGAATGGAGGTAGTTGTCCTCGGTTCACGGATGAACGAAAAATATAAGGGTAAACGAGGTAAACTTTCGGTACAACCCGACGCAACCACCACAGAAGCCATAGCTGCGGAATTTGATGCAGTGGTAATTCCTGGCGGTATGGCTCCCGACAAAATGCGGCGGAACCCCAACACAGTCCGCTTCGTACAAGAGGCTATGCAACAAGGAAAATGGATAGCTGCGGTATGTCACGGGCCACAACTTTTAATTGAAGGTGATTTGCTCAAAGGTAGAAAAGCCACTGGCTTTAGTGCTATCCGCAAAGACATGATCAATGCAGGTGCAAATTATCTCGATCAGCCGTTGGTGGTGGACAGGAATTTAATTACCTCTCGCGAACCAGGAGACTTAGCGATTTTTACCACAGCGCTGCTTAGTCGTCTGGGTTACGGTGGTAAAGATGCTGCACTTCCAGAGGAGAATGACACCAGCGCTGAGTGGTGGAAACTGGCGGATGCTTGGGGTGGTTCGACCAAAGGTGAAATCACGAAAGGCTTGAATACAGCTTTGAGTGGGGAGCGTTATTCAATAGAAGCCTTGGAACAGTACGCCGAAAAAGAATCAGATAGCCAAGCGCGATCGCTCTTTCAAGAGATGATTAGTCATAGACAGCGCCATATTCAGAAATTGGAAACCTATCTGGACAGACTTGGTGAAAAACCTTCCCTAGTGGCAAATATCGCCAATCAATATGCCAAAGTCAAAAGTGCCTTCACTGGTAGCGATGACATCTATCAGTTACGTTGCGCCTTGGGAGATGTGCAAACAGGTATAGGCGATATTGGCAATTTATGTGCCATGTACACTGACCCAGTAGCCACCGCAATTTTCAAAGAAATTTACCACGATTTGCTGAAATACGAGCAGCGATTAGCAGAGTTATATCGAGGACGCGTAGGCACTGAACTTCAGCCTCCCAAGCCGACTACAGGGGCGGCTGTGTAG
- a CDS encoding alkaline phosphatase PhoX, whose amino-acid sequence MNLSRRQFFTMAGASATGAVLLSPLQAFYAKPAIAAGPYSNLVTDPNGVLDLPFGFNYLELSKTGQTMNDGYKVPGGHDGMGAFAGSNGSTILIRNHELAPSSSNGLGAPNNKKYNSSAKGGCTKLVVSSSRTLVSHRGVLAGTIRNCAGGPTPSGSWLSCEETFETNNNKKHGYVFEVPSSATTFVTPVPLTAMGRFNHEAAAVDPNTGHIYMTEDRGNGLFYRFVPNQNNNLSAGGLLYALKITGSSGINTATGFPKNTPKAVEWVQIINPDPSTDTVRTEGYNKGAARFSGGEGIFYGSGYVYFTCKSGGSSGDGQVWRYSPVNNTVELYIEPNNSGVLDNPDNLVVFPNRDIFLCEDGDGTDYILGITPSGSLYKFAKNALNTSEFAGICFSPDGQTMFVNMQTPGITFAIWGPW is encoded by the coding sequence TTGAATCTATCGCGCCGTCAGTTTTTTACAATGGCAGGGGCATCGGCTACAGGTGCTGTCCTTCTATCTCCTTTGCAAGCATTTTATGCTAAACCTGCGATCGCTGCCGGTCCCTACAGCAATTTAGTCACCGACCCCAACGGAGTATTAGATTTACCATTTGGATTCAACTACCTTGAACTGTCCAAAACAGGTCAAACGATGAATGATGGTTACAAGGTACCTGGTGGTCATGATGGTATGGGTGCTTTTGCAGGTTCCAATGGCAGTACGATTCTAATTCGCAATCATGAACTCGCTCCCTCTTCTAGCAATGGTCTGGGCGCTCCTAATAACAAGAAGTACAACTCAAGTGCGAAGGGCGGTTGCACTAAACTGGTCGTTAGTTCTTCCCGTACCTTGGTAAGCCATCGGGGAGTCCTGGCGGGAACCATTCGCAATTGTGCCGGTGGCCCTACGCCTTCAGGGTCTTGGTTAAGCTGTGAGGAAACCTTTGAAACCAATAACAACAAGAAGCATGGCTATGTTTTTGAAGTTCCCAGTAGCGCAACTACTTTTGTTACCCCCGTTCCACTAACCGCGATGGGGCGCTTTAATCACGAAGCGGCCGCTGTAGACCCCAACACAGGGCATATCTACATGACGGAAGACCGGGGGAACGGGCTGTTCTATCGCTTCGTTCCTAACCAAAACAACAACCTGAGTGCTGGCGGTTTGCTATACGCCTTAAAGATTACAGGGTCGTCTGGAATCAACACAGCTACAGGTTTCCCCAAAAATACGCCGAAAGCGGTGGAATGGGTCCAGATTATTAATCCTGATCCCAGCACTGATACCGTCAGAACAGAAGGATATAACAAAGGTGCTGCTAGGTTTTCAGGTGGGGAAGGCATCTTTTATGGCAGTGGTTATGTCTACTTCACTTGCAAGAGTGGAGGTAGTTCTGGAGATGGGCAGGTCTGGCGTTATTCGCCCGTTAATAATACCGTTGAACTCTATATTGAACCCAACAATTCTGGTGTGCTAGACAATCCAGACAATCTTGTGGTTTTCCCCAACCGAGATATCTTCCTCTGTGAAGATGGGGATGGAACGGATTACATTCTGGGTATCACTCCCAGTGGCAGTCTTTACAAGTTTGCCAAGAATGCCCTCAACACATCAGAGTTCGCCGGGATTTGCTTTTCCCCCGATGGTCAGACGATGTTTGTAAATATGCAAACACCAGGAATAACCTTTGCTATCTGGGGACCCTGGTAA